Part of the Salmo trutta chromosome 5, fSalTru1.1, whole genome shotgun sequence genome is shown below.
CTCACTCTACTTCTTGGAACCACAAGCTGTACCAAAGAAAAGGTATGTGGAATCCCAGGGCCCTTTCACcagattctctctccctctctttcacccaGGTTATGGTGGACCTCTGAAAGAAATGGAACCAGAGAAGTTCAACAGAACATGCCTCCCAAAGTCCTACCACTCCCCCTGGGACCAGGCCATCTACCACCACGACCCCTCCCTGGCCGATAGCCTCGTCGCCTGCCTGCAAGAGCCCGAGGCCAAGCCAGAAGGACCAGGGTACAAGAGCTTCAACAGGTATAGCTGATGATGGACCCGGACCACACCTTGGTTGAAATAGTACTTGCACAGCGTGTAACACTCCTGACTTCGGAAAACATATGTCAACATGTGATTTTGTAATGAGCGTAACATACTCAATGTCTTCTATGTCGAAACGTACTAAAATATCAACTTGATTTTACACATTTGTAGTAGATGGAGTACACTGACATGCTTTCCTTTATCTGGGTCACAACATAGTCAACAGACACACCATGCATTATCATTTCAACAGAACATGTCCTCCAGACAGTGGCTCATACCTTTGATGGGATGAGTCAATCTGTCACTTCCCTCTGCATTGTTAGTGGTGCAAGGTTAATATTAACATTGCCAATCCTCTATCTATCTCCAGGGTGGCTACTCCGTTCAGAGGCTTCGGAGGCAAGTCCACCAGACCGGACCCATTGTTCAAGGCCCCCGAGGTGGAACACAACCCCATGCCGGAGCTGTACCCCGAGCTCCAGGCGGAGCCGGCAGTGCAGAGGCCCACATTCAACAGGGTGGCCTGTGGCTGGGCGGGGACCAGCGCCCCACTCATCCTTCCCACAGTGCCGCTGGTTCCCATGTTTATCCCGGAGTCCGATGACCTTTGAAACTCTGGCGGATGCTGTGTCTTCCGAGATGTTTCCTGGTTTGCTACCCACAAGTCCTTTTTGGTGGGTTAGGGTCagagtgagggaaggaggtaTTTTGGTTTTCCGCTTAGCTACTTCTTTGTGGCGAAAACACACGTTTCTCTGATTAACTGGTTGGCCCATGCCCAAGGTATTCTTCCCATCTTCAAACTGCACTTAAAATAAGTCAACCACACTAGCCAGAGTTACTAAATACAGTATAGGAGCTGTACATACATTGATGTGTATGAGAGAAATTGTATTTGCCTGATGACATTTGATTATTGGTATTAGTTGTTTTTTGAGGTAAATAAAATTATATAAAGCATAATGCTGTTATTTCAGTTTTCCTTTAATGATTTTATGCTTGCATTGCTGCTTTTCCTGCTGAATTTGTCCCTTTCCTTGTGATTGAGTGACACAAATTGCTTTAACATATTCACAGAGAAACACTTGAATAACTGTTCAGCAGTGAGTGTCTGCGCTTGATCTACAGTGAAGGATCCATTGCCGCATGACACTGCACCTGTGTTCTCTTCTATGTAGTCTTCCATCACCACTCACATCCTATGTCAGTCTAAGTTACAGTTCTATAACACACCTCAAGGTTACACTGCCCGAGCTGACAAATCAAATCTGCTTCCCCGAGGCGAGCGAGATGACGCGCCTCACCTTTTGGCGACAATGCGGCCACTCGCATCATATCAGCCAGTCTCCTACCACTCCTCTCTGTCGCTACATCTTTCAGCTATCCCACTCAAAATAATATAGGGTATTCGTGAACAGGATGTGACCATTGTTGGGGGTACTCAGATTACATTTTTTGTGGTAACGAGAAACTTAACGGGTTCGTTTTTCAATTTAGGTTATCAGTTACTTAATTACTTTTTCAAATAAGCAAGTCGTTATTTTTACAACATTAATTCCCTTTCTCTTTTTTGgtgcaaataaaaaatgtaaatcctCCACCGTACGTTCACCGCAGTTCGCGCTCTTCCTGTTTCTGCACGAACAAGTATTATTCTATTTTCAGTTTTTGACAATTGCTTACACGTGATTTCTGAAACTAGGGCTCCTTTTCTCTAgactctacacacaaaaccccaaaacacacacacaacatgcaaaaCGTCACACATCTCTTGCAAAACCAAACACTTAATTCAAAACTATTTTAACTCTTTTCAAAATTGTGTTTTTGcatcaaaactctacacacaaaccATCACATGATTAGCTCTTATACACGCCAACTACACACGGATGTGACAAATGTAACACTACTATCTTGTGTCTTTTGCATGTTCAGTGTGCAGTGGAGTCTACGGCAGTTTGTCATAGCACTCACACGTACATGTAAGTGCACAaatatttacagtatgtatgcatattcaatatatatttacactaTAAACAGTAATGCAAGGGgggaaaaataaaatgtatttctttctcAAAACATTGTATTTTTATCCAGATTTCAGGATGAACAGTAACAGACAGAAGAAATACAGTGGAAGATAAACAAATAGGCTTGTTACTATAAAGAAAAAAACTATTAGGGTGCATCCTGTCTCCTATTTGGGTCTGGTCACAGCACCTCATCAACATCACAAGCGATGTTCTCTCTGGCTAAACAGCGGGGGAAGTAGCGTCTGGAGTGGCGTATCCAGCCCTGGCATGCCCACTCGTCTATGTCAACAGgcctcctccattgcctggagaagggGTATGCGTTGGTTGGCAATCGTATACCTTCCAACGCCACGCCGAAAAGAACTCTTCTATTGGATTTAGAaatggagaatatgttggcaggtTGAACATCAAAACTTGTGGATGGTCAATGAACCAATTGCGGACCAGAGCAGCCTGGTGGAAACTTACGTTGTCCCAGATGACAACAAACCTGGACTGCTCTGGCCCATTCCTCTGGTCATTGAGAATGAGGATATTATGCAGGGTGTCAAGGAAGGTGATAATGTGGGCAGTATTGTAAGGACGTAGAGTGGCATGATGATGAACGACACCGTTCTGACTAAtggctgcacacattgtgataaatccaagatggcgtagcagtaaggCGTTTTtgtcttcgtcttgtcgtgtcccgtgtatatatctttttatatcctttttcttcgcatatatttttaaaagattttttcttaacctcaacttcaacataGTCTCCTGCAACCCGTCTCACCCAATGtagtatggatctgctattttctttactttagaaccggaacccccaacagaagctagccagctaactagctactagtcagctagccactgctagcggtcatcagctaacctttagcccggacaactcctgccaaccttttcacctggatcatcgcagttGGCTAGCTGCTATatgagtggctactcctggctaacgtctctgtcccaaagcaagcaccaattagcctggagctagcttatgctagctgaagaggtccatcagccactccttgggctacaatacctattttgccaattggcctggaccccttttactgccgataTAGAGCCCCGCCGattcttcacgactggactaccaacgTAATCCGCCCGGGGGGgtttttcaacaggctcctccgttGCGACGTGTCCTGactgcccatctgctagccgcggcctgctagctgtccagagcatatcggacttgttagctgaagaggtccatcagccaatttctttggctactatacctattttgtcaattggcctggaccctatTACTGCACtgagccctgctgatccgtcacgactggtctgccgacgtaactgcacgagggggctacaacagacttcttccgtcgcgacgtccctctaaggcccttttgctagccccggcccgctagctgtctgaatcgccgtgtctccagcccgcctagctactcactggaccctataatcacccggctacgcatgcctctccctaatgtcaatatgccatgtccattgctgttttgctTAGTGATTATTGttatatttcactgtagagcctccatccctgctcaatatgccttagctaacaCTTTTGTTCCGCCTCCTACACACGCtaacctcacctggtttaaatggtgtctctagagacaatacctctctcatcgtcactcattgcctaggtttacctccactgtattcacatcctaccataccctagtatgttgacttctgtaacagtaaaagccttggtttcatgcatgttaacattagaagcctccccCCTAAGTTTGTttcattcactgctttagcacactttgccaacccggatgtcctagccgtgtctgaatcctggcttaggaaggcaaccaaaaaccctgaaatttccatccctaactataaaatTTTCCGACAAGagagaactgccaaagggggcggagttgcaatctactgcagagatagactGTAGAGTTcagtcttactatccaggtctgtgcccaaaaaaatgtttgaaccaggaacagatatagcccttggttcactccagacctgactgcccttgaccagcacaaaaacataatgtggcgtactgcattagcatcgaatagcccccacgatatgcaacttttctgggaagttaggaaccaatatacacaggcagttaaactccaaaaagttctgggacactgtaaagtccatggagaataagagcacctcctcccagctgcccactgcactgaggctaggaaacactgtcaccaccgataaatccacgataaatgagaatttcaataagcatttttcaacggctggctatgctttccacctggctacctttaccccgatcaacagccctgcatcccccacagcaacttgcccaagcctcccccatttctccttcacccaaatccagatagccgatgttctgaaagagctgcaaaatcgggACCCTACAATCAGCCGaggtagacaatctggaccctcttctaaaattatccgccgaaattgttgcatcccctattactagcctgttcaacctctctttcgtatcatctgagatccccaaagattggaaagctgccgtggtcatcccactcttcaaaggggaagacactctagacccaaactgctacagacctatatctatcctatcctgcctttctaaggtcttcgaaagccaagttaacaaacagatcaccgaccatttcgaatctccgcaatgcaatctggtttccaagctggtcatgggtgcacctcagccatgctcaaggacctaaacgacatcataaccgccatcgataagagacaatactgtgcagctgtattcatcaacctggtcaaggctttcgactctgtcaatcaccacattctaatcggcagactcaacagccttggtttctcaaatgactgcctcgcctggttcaccaactacttctcagacagagttcagtgtgtcaaatcggagggcttgttgtccggacctctggcagtctctatgggggtgccacagggttcaattctagggtcgactattttctctgtatacatcaatgtcgctcttgttgctggtgattctctgatccacctctacgcagacgacaccattctgcatacttctggcccttctttggacactgtgttaactaaactCTAGATGAGCctcaatgtcatacaactctccttccgtggcctccaactgctcttaaatgcaagtaaaactaaatgcatgctattcaaccgatcgctgcccacaccttcccgcccgtccagcatcactactctggacggttctgacttagaatatgtggacaactacaaatacctaggtgtctggttagactgtaaactctccttccagactcacattaagcatctccaatccaaaattaaatctagaatcagcttcctatttcgcaacaaagcatccttcactcatgctgccaaacataccctcgtaaaactgactatcctgccgatccttgacttcggcgatgtcatttacaaaatagcctccaacactctactcagcaaattggatgcagtctatcacagtgccatccgttttgtcaccaaagccccatatactacccaccactacgacctgtatgctctcgttggctggccctcgcttcatactcgtcgccaatcccactggctccaggtcatctacaagtctctgctaggtaaagccccgccttatctcagctcactggtcaccatagcagcagccacccgtagcacgcgctccaggaggtatatttcactggtcaccccccaaagtcaataactcctttggccaccttttcttccagttctctgctgccaatgactggaacgaattgcaaaactcactgaagctggagactcataactccctcactaactttaagcacatgctgtcagagcagctcacagatcactgcacctgtacatagcccatccaactacctcatccccatattataattttttttctcctttgcaccccagtatctctacgtgcacactcatcttctgcacatctatcactccagtgtttaattgctaaattgtaattatttcgctgctatggcctatttattgccatacctcccttatcttacctcatttgcacacactgtatatagactatttctattgtgttattgactgtatgtttgtttattccattggtaactctgtgttgttgtttgtgtcgcactgctttgctttaccttggccaggtcgcagttgtaaatgagaacttgttctcaactagcctacctggtcaaataaaagtgaaataaataaaacatatgttgccaccacgctgtccagggacattgacGATGGCACGGTGTCCTATGAGTTTTCTTCCCCTGTGACTTGTTTTGGCTAGTTTAAAGCCGACCTCATCAACATAGAGAAAATCATGATGCTCTGCAGCAGCATCTAGTTCCATAACTCTCTGAAACAGACAAGACAAAACATTATTGTATATCAGTATGAATAGACATAGAGCAGTCAATATGTAGTAGCACAATACACTGGCATGCAGTACCAATGACAGGATAGTATAGTCTACTTGTACATATTCATAGTGCAGTTGTTTCACTCTCTCATAATTTTGCTCAAATAGTACTCTGTAGAGCTGCTTCATATGAATCTGATGCCGTTTCAGGAGACGGGCAAGTGCGGATAAACTCCCCCTATTTATGTTACTGAATGTTGTGTTGTCAGTGATGATGAGGTGTTGCAGTTGTCGtgaacatacagtgggggaaaaaagtatttgatcccctgctgattttgtatgtttgtccactgacaaagaaaggatccatctataattttaatggtaggtttatttgaacagtgagagacagaataacaacaaaaatatccagaaaaatgcatgtcaaaaatgttataaattgatttgcatttcaaatgagggaaataagtatttgaccccctctcaatcagaaagatttctggctcccaggtgtcttttatacaggtaacgagctgagattaggagcacactcttaaagggagtgctcctaaccgcagcttgttacctgtaaaaaagacacctgtccacagaagcaatcaatcaatcagattccaaactctccaccatggccaagaccaaagagctctccaaggatgtcagggacaagattgtagacctacacaaggctggaatgggctacaagaccatcgccaagcagcttggtgagaaggtgacaacatttggtgtgattattcgcaaatggaagaaacacaaaagaactgtcaatatcccttggcctggggctccatgcaagatctcatctcgtggagttgcaatggtcatgagaacggtgaggaatcagcccagaactacacgggaggatcttgtcaatgatctcaaggcagctgggaccatagtcaccaagaaaacaattggtaacacattacgccgtgaaggtctgaaatcctgcagcgcccgcaaggtccccctgctcaagaaagcacatatacatgcccgtctgaagtttgccaatgaacatctgaatgattcagaggacaactgggtgaaagtgttgtggtcagatgagaccaaaatggagctctttggcatcaactcaactcgccgtgtttggaggaggaggaatgctgcctatgaccccaagaacaccatctccaccgtcaaacatggaggtggaaacattatgctttgggggtgtttttctgctaaggggacaggacaacttcactgcatcaaagggacgatagacggggccatgtaccgtctaatcttgggtgagaacctccttccctcagccagggcattgaaaatgggtcgtggatgggtattccagcatgacaatgacccaaaacacacggccaaggcaacaaaggagtggctcaagaagaagcatattaaggtcctggagtggcctagccagtctccagaccttaatcccatagaacatctgtggagggagctgaaggttcgagttaccaaacatcagccttgaaaccttaatgacttggagaagatctgcaaagaggagtgggagaaaatccctcctgagatgtgtgcaaacctggtggccaactacaagaaatgtctgacctctgtgactgccaacaagggttttgccaccaagtactaagtcatgttttgcagaggggtcaaatacatatttccctcattaaaatgcaaataattgtataacatttttgacatgtgtttttctggatttttgttgttgttattctgtctctcacttttcaaattaacctaccattaaaattatagactgatcctttctttgtaagtggggaaacatacaaaatcagcaggggatcaaatacttttttcccccactgtatgctgTTGTTTGAAATGACCATATTCACTATGTGTtgttcctgctctgctcttcctccatTGAAGGGTCGTCTAGCAATTCTGCAGAAACATGATGTGAATGGTTAGGCTGCAAGATTTCTTACAGTATGAAATTACATGTTACTGTAGTGCTGTAAGTGCTGCAAGTACAGTAGCATGGTATAGAGGGTAGGTTTACTTACCTGTTCTCATTTCAAAATGTCCGGATGACACTTGCTGCAGTGTAGCGGCTCAAGTTAGGCCTCCCTGAAActcaaaccatggttgaccacatggtcaACCAAAGTGACCAGATCTCATCTGTGATtgttctccttccttctctttcttgtcccactcctcatcctcttccccGTCCTCCTCcatgtcctcttcctcctcctcatcctcgtccctctcttactttctctcctcttcctctaactctctctctaaaaTTGGCCTCCATTGTTGTCCAAACCAAGAAAGCCAACTTATAGTGCTCAAGCTCTGATTTCTAAGTGAAGAAATGAGCTATAAATGTTTTCACACGTGAGCACTGGGTGTAGGTAATCGGTAAATGAGTGTAGCATTTTGAATGGGAGTGTTTTCCAAACGAAACACAAGACCTGTTAGTTTTGAATGATGTGTTGAATGTAGAGAACTGTGTTTAGTGTTTAGCAAAAAGTGTTTTACAAttgcaaactgagtgtaaagcagataATGTGCTTGCAGTTTTGCAGACTTGGTCTGAAGATTAGGCACATGAGTTAATGGTTTCACTGAGTGTGCCTCAAGTACTGTAATACCAACatttttaagcagaccaccatagtgcctgtgcccaagaacactaaggtaacctgcctaaatgactactgacccgtagcattgacttctgtagccatgaagtgcttcaaaaggctggtcatggctcacatcagcaccattatcccagaaacctgaaacccactccaatttgcataccgccccaacagatccacagatgatgcaatctctattgcactccacactgccctttcccccctggacaaaaggaacacctatgtgagaatgctattcattgactacagctcagcgttcaacaccatagtgccctcaaagatcatcaataagctaaggaccctgggactaaacacctccctctgcaactggatcctggacttcctgacgggccacccccaggtggtaagggtaggtaccAACACATTCGCCACactaatcctcaacacaggggcccctcaagggtgcgtcctcagtcccctcctgta
Proteins encoded:
- the LOC115194253 gene encoding myozenin-2; this encodes MSQFSTMTTNERKLQAAAICREIQGPEDAEIDLGKKMSVPKDVMLEELSLASNRGSLLFEKRKRRSEKYTFENIQNVTNTQINNGVTLQTESQETKENSLRVEQSAKTPQNMPDLSTAPNPDNIAPGYGGPLKEMEPEKFNRTCLPKSYHSPWDQAIYHHDPSLADSLVACLQEPEAKPEGPGYKSFNRVATPFRGFGGKSTRPDPLFKAPEVEHNPMPELYPELQAEPAVQRPTFNRVACGWAGTSAPLILPTVPLVPMFIPESDDL